A window of Veillonellales bacterium contains these coding sequences:
- a CDS encoding MmgE/PrpD family protein: MKKQDVAIKIANHLAAITYEDLPKDIVDIAKKSILDTIGVMVGASGVAKSCQKVVAMIREDGGKRESSILGFGDKVPAMMAAFANGSMTKTLDYDDVVGEAFVHPTAVTLPAALAIAEKAGKVSGKEFITAMVLGMDLIIRLGLSVTKSSRGFKYDWHPTPLFGTFSSTAAAGKLLQLDAEAMSDALGIAFLQAAGSLQMVYSEGADIGVLANAFPGKAGVISAMMAKRGITGIKDCFESKAGFFNNYFQGGYDPSYLIEGLGKEYTLSMIGYKPWPTCRRAHTYIDAALQLVHTYHIDAADVAAVKIFYGDDFSKSLCEPLEQRRRPQTSFFANTSLPFAVAVAIAKKRAIVADFQPEFLQEQLVLEVANKVIPEYDVKLDENLSGGIPAGRVDILMREGQTYSTRVDVPYGHYNNPVTTEALIEKFRDCVSYSIKPISQSSIDKGIDLILNLEKLKDIQEMIRCFV; the protein is encoded by the coding sequence ATGAAAAAACAAGACGTTGCCATTAAAATAGCCAATCATCTTGCGGCGATAACCTATGAGGATTTACCTAAAGATATTGTTGATATTGCCAAGAAAAGTATTTTAGATACGATCGGAGTTATGGTTGGTGCCAGTGGAGTGGCGAAGAGCTGTCAGAAAGTCGTAGCGATGATCAGGGAAGATGGCGGAAAAAGAGAAAGCAGTATTTTAGGGTTTGGTGATAAAGTTCCTGCTATGATGGCTGCTTTTGCGAATGGTTCTATGACCAAGACACTGGATTATGATGATGTGGTTGGCGAAGCATTTGTTCATCCGACGGCAGTGACTTTGCCAGCTGCTTTAGCCATAGCAGAAAAGGCTGGCAAGGTAAGTGGCAAGGAATTTATTACTGCTATGGTGCTGGGAATGGATCTTATTATTCGCCTGGGATTGTCTGTCACAAAAAGCAGCCGCGGGTTTAAATATGATTGGCATCCTACACCGTTATTTGGTACCTTCAGTTCTACGGCTGCGGCCGGCAAGCTGCTTCAACTGGACGCAGAGGCAATGAGTGATGCGTTGGGTATCGCTTTTCTGCAGGCTGCCGGCAGTTTGCAAATGGTTTATAGCGAAGGTGCGGACATCGGAGTACTAGCGAATGCCTTTCCCGGTAAGGCGGGAGTAATTTCTGCCATGATGGCTAAACGAGGAATTACCGGAATTAAAGACTGTTTTGAAAGTAAGGCTGGTTTTTTCAATAACTACTTCCAGGGAGGGTATGACCCATCTTATTTAATTGAAGGATTAGGAAAAGAATATACGCTTTCCATGATTGGTTATAAGCCCTGGCCAACTTGCCGGAGAGCACATACCTATATTGATGCTGCTTTGCAACTTGTGCATACTTATCATATTGATGCAGCTGATGTGGCAGCAGTAAAGATCTTCTATGGCGACGATTTTAGCAAAAGTCTCTGTGAGCCTTTAGAACAAAGACGAAGACCGCAGACTAGCTTTTTTGCCAATACGAGTCTTCCTTTTGCAGTGGCAGTGGCTATTGCAAAAAAAAGAGCAATTGTTGCAGATTTTCAGCCTGAATTTCTTCAAGAGCAGTTAGTTTTGGAAGTTGCGAACAAGGTTATACCGGAATATGATGTTAAGCTTGATGAAAATTTATCAGGCGGCATTCCTGCCGGCAGAGTAGACATTTTAATGCGTGAAGGTCAAACTTATTCTACCAGAGTGGATGTTCCTTATGGTCACTATAATAATCCGGTTACTACGGAAGCTCTTATTGAAAAATTCCGGGATTGTGTCTCGTATTCAATAAAGCCAATATCTCAGAGCAGTATAGATAAGGGAATTGATCTGATCCTTAATTTGGAGAAACTCAAGGATATCCAGGAAATGATCCGATGCTTTGTTTAA
- the dcuC gene encoding C4-dicarboxylate transporter DcuC encodes MVIIGAVITIITFILMLKRYETRMILFCSGLLMTAVSGDVLLGFKAFSNALKQTVILEPIISSMGFAMVLKATECDKHLIQLATRPLRKGGMLVIPLAVIITMFADMAITSAAGVAAALGAIAIPILVAAGVHPAIAASAVAVGTFGSCMNPGYSINVVGAEAAKATSVAVVTNQTIAVAVSALIVSASLLLMAILLKEHKGYQPAEDKQQTVAEDFRVNLLKAVVPLIPLTILFLGTQIPALKTIGISHAMIIGVFCAFAVTRISPAQITKEFWRGMGEAFNKIWGIIVCALVFLQGMEATGLVKAFTTFLISNPAIAKVTSAFGPFFMAVLTGTAAGASVAFNKAVTVYAASFGINPLDMASMVSVGGSIGRAMSPIAGVTVICAGLAGVNPLEIAKRNAPGTILACAATMLILLH; translated from the coding sequence TTGGTCATTATCGGTGCCGTAATCACGATTATTACCTTTATTTTGATGCTTAAACGATACGAAACCAGAATGATTCTTTTCTGTTCCGGGTTATTGATGACTGCTGTTTCAGGAGATGTGCTGCTAGGGTTTAAAGCCTTCTCCAATGCATTAAAGCAAACAGTGATTTTAGAACCAATTATATCCTCTATGGGTTTTGCTATGGTTTTAAAGGCAACCGAATGCGATAAGCATCTAATCCAGCTAGCAACAAGACCTCTGCGTAAAGGGGGGATGTTGGTTATTCCGCTGGCAGTTATTATTACGATGTTTGCGGATATGGCGATTACCAGTGCAGCCGGTGTTGCAGCAGCTCTTGGGGCAATAGCGATACCTATTCTTGTCGCAGCTGGAGTTCATCCGGCAATTGCTGCTTCAGCTGTTGCTGTCGGAACGTTTGGAAGCTGCATGAATCCGGGATATTCAATAAATGTGGTAGGGGCAGAAGCAGCGAAAGCTACATCGGTAGCGGTTGTAACCAATCAGACGATAGCCGTTGCTGTTTCGGCGCTCATTGTGTCAGCCAGTTTATTGCTTATGGCAATTTTGCTGAAAGAACATAAAGGGTATCAGCCCGCTGAAGATAAGCAACAGACTGTAGCTGAAGATTTCAGGGTTAATTTGCTAAAAGCTGTGGTCCCGTTAATTCCTCTGACCATCTTGTTTTTAGGCACACAGATACCCGCTCTTAAAACAATTGGTATATCTCACGCAATGATCATAGGCGTATTTTGTGCTTTTGCTGTTACCCGCATCAGTCCGGCCCAAATAACGAAAGAATTTTGGCGAGGCATGGGGGAGGCTTTTAATAAGATATGGGGGATTATTGTTTGTGCTCTGGTTTTTCTTCAAGGTATGGAAGCTACGGGGTTAGTTAAAGCATTTACTACCTTTTTAATTTCTAATCCGGCAATTGCAAAAGTCACTTCAGCTTTTGGACCCTTTTTTATGGCCGTTTTAACTGGAACCGCTGCTGGAGCTTCTGTCGCTTTTAATAAAGCAGTTACTGTTTATGCAGCATCTTTTGGCATAAATCCGCTTGATATGGCGAGTATGGTAAGCGTTGGCGGGTCAATTGGACGAGCCATGTCACCGATAGCCGGTGTGACTGTGATTTGTGCAGGATTAGCCGGCGTTAATCCACTGGAAATTGCCAAACGTAATGCCCCGGGTACCATTCTTGCCTGCGCTGCTACTATGCTCATATTGCTACATTGA